A single window of Ovis aries strain OAR_USU_Benz2616 breed Rambouillet chromosome 24, ARS-UI_Ramb_v3.0, whole genome shotgun sequence DNA harbors:
- the DNASE1 gene encoding deoxyribonuclease-1 isoform X2 — protein MRGTRLTGLLLALAGLLQLGLSLKIAAFNIRTFGETKMSNATLSSYIVRILRRYDIALIQEVRDSHLVAVGKLLDDLNQDDPNSYHYVVSEPLGRNSYKERYLFVFRPNKVSVLDTYQYDDGCESCGNDSFSREPAVVKFSSPSTKVKAFAIVPLHSAPSDAVAEINSLYDVYLDVQQKWDLNDIMLMGDFNADCSYVTSSQWSSIRLRTSSTFQWLIPDSADTTATSTNCAYDRIVVAGSLLQSSVVPGSAVPFDFQAAYGLSNEMALAISDHYPVEVTLT, from the exons ATGAGGGGCACCAGGCTGACAGGGCTGCTGCTCGCCCTCGCTGGCTTGCTGCAGCTGGGCCTGTCCTTGAAGATAGCTGCCTTCAACATCCGCACCTTCGGGGAGACCAAGATGTCCAATGCTACGCTCTCCAGCTATATTGTGCGG ATCCTGCGTCGTTACGACATCGCCCTCATCCAGGAGGTCAGAGACAGCCACCTGGTGGCCGTGGGGAAGCTCCTGGACGATCTCAACCA GGATGACCCAAACTCCTACCACTACGTGGTCAGTGAGCCGCTGGGCCGCAACAGCTACAAGGAGCGCTACCTCTTTGTGTTCAG ACCCAACAAGGTGTCCGTGCTGGACACCTACCAGTACGACGACGGCTGCGAGTCCTGCGGAAACGACAGCTTCAGCCGGGAGCCCGCTGTGGTCAAGTTCTCATCCCCCTCCACCA AGGTCAAGGCATTTGCCATTGTTCCCCTGCACTCGGCCCCATCAGATGCAGTGGCTGAGATTAATTCTCTCTACGACGTCTATCTGGATGTCCAGCAGAAGTGGGACTTGAAT GACATCATGTTGATGGGAGATTTCAACGCTGACTGCAGCTACGTGACCTCCTCGCAGTGGTCATCCATCCGCCTGCGCACAAGCTCTACCTTCCAGTGGCTGATTCCTGACAGTGCCGACACGACGGCTACGTCCACAAACTGCGCCTATGACAG GATCGTAGTCGCAGGGTCTCTGCTCCAGAGTTCTGTGGTTCCTGGCTCGGCTGTTCCCTTTGACTTCCAAGCTGCATATGGACTGAGCAACGAGATG GCCCTGGCCATCAGTGACCATTACCCGGTGGAGGTGACGCTGACATAA
- the DNASE1 gene encoding deoxyribonuclease-1 isoform X3, producing the protein MLRSPAILCGSCVVTTSPSSRRSETATWWPWGSSWTISTSGDDPNSYHYVVSEPLGRNSYKERYLFVFRPNKVSVLDTYQYDDGCESCGNDSFSREPAVVKFSSPSTKVKAFAIVPLHSAPSDAVAEINSLYDVYLDVQQKWDLNDIMLMGDFNADCSYVTSSQWSSIRLRTSSTFQWLIPDSADTTATSTNCAYDRIVVAGSLLQSSVVPGSAVPFDFQAAYGLSNEMALAISDHYPVEVTLT; encoded by the exons ATGCTACGCTCTCCAGCTATATTGTGCGG ATCCTGCGTCGTTACGACATCGCCCTCATCCAGGAGGTCAGAGACAGCCACCTGGTGGCCGTGGGGAAGCTCCTGGACGATCTCAACCAGTGG GGATGACCCAAACTCCTACCACTACGTGGTCAGTGAGCCGCTGGGCCGCAACAGCTACAAGGAGCGCTACCTCTTTGTGTTCAG ACCCAACAAGGTGTCCGTGCTGGACACCTACCAGTACGACGACGGCTGCGAGTCCTGCGGAAACGACAGCTTCAGCCGGGAGCCCGCTGTGGTCAAGTTCTCATCCCCCTCCACCA AGGTCAAGGCATTTGCCATTGTTCCCCTGCACTCGGCCCCATCAGATGCAGTGGCTGAGATTAATTCTCTCTACGACGTCTATCTGGATGTCCAGCAGAAGTGGGACTTGAAT GACATCATGTTGATGGGAGATTTCAACGCTGACTGCAGCTACGTGACCTCCTCGCAGTGGTCATCCATCCGCCTGCGCACAAGCTCTACCTTCCAGTGGCTGATTCCTGACAGTGCCGACACGACGGCTACGTCCACAAACTGCGCCTATGACAG GATCGTAGTCGCAGGGTCTCTGCTCCAGAGTTCTGTGGTTCCTGGCTCGGCTGTTCCCTTTGACTTCCAAGCTGCATATGGACTGAGCAACGAGATG GCCCTGGCCATCAGTGACCATTACCCGGTGGAGGTGACGCTGACATAA